Below is a window of Clostridiales bacterium DNA.
AACTCTTCCCATCTGGAAGTCATTGAAACCCAGCGGAAACGCCTGGGCACTGAATACGGCTTCATCGCTGTCAAGCCAAACTGCTCCATCCAGAGCTATGTTCCCGCACTCACCCCGCTGCTCGATTTTGAGCCCGAAAAGGTTATGGTCTGTACTTACCAGGCCATCAGCGGAGCGGGAAAGACGTTTAAAACCTGGCCGGAAATGATCGACAATGTCATTCCGTATATCGGAGGCGAGGATGAAAAAAGCGAAAATGAACCGCTTAAGCTCTGGGGGCATCTTGAGGACAATGGGAATGGCAAGGTTATTGTAAATGCCAAAGCCCCTGTCATCAGCGCACAGTGTATCCGTGTTGCCGCCAGCGACGGGCATATGGCTGCTGTATCTGTTTCATTCGGCAAAAAGGTGACGAAAGAGGAGATCCTGGAGCGCTGGGCCAATTATGAAACAGAAGCGCAGCGTCTTGAACTGCCGAACGCTCCCAAGCCTTTCCTTCAGTATTTTGACGATCCTGCCCGGCCGCAGACCCGCCTGGACCGGAACTTCCAGAACGGATTCGGTGTCAGCATCGGACGCCTGCGGGAAGACAAGATTTTCGACTGGCGCTTTGTATGCCTGAGCCACAACACAATCCGCGGTGCCGCCGGCGGCGCCATCCTGACCGCAGAACTCCTGTGCAGGAAGGGATATATTCAATCCGACCGGGCATAACCTCTTCAATATCTGGTAAACCTGGATCCTTTATGATATGATAGTAAAGATGGATTCGTGAAGGCAGAGTAGCGTTTTCCGCGTCAAGTGTTCATGAACGGGGAGTTGTCATGAAACGAAACAGCTGACAGCTGTGCGGTGGAAAATGCGCATCCCGCTGCTTTTCCGGCAGGAAAGCCTCTGCGAATCACAAGAATTGTTTCTGTGAATTCGAAAGGAGGCTTTTTCTTATGCAGAGAAAAAATGTCAACTACAAAACTTTCAAAACCCCATTCTGCCGGGAATACTGGAAGCTGGCTTTTGCGGAATTCAAAAACACAAAGATGATTGTGTTTGCCGCTCTGATCCTTGCCCTCCGGATTGCCGTCAAACCGCTGAGTATCCCGGTCGCCGGTGACCTGAAGGAAGGAATCGGCTTTATCGTGAACGCTTTCGGTTCCATGATCTACGGACCCATTGTGGCCCTCCTCAGCGGCGCCTTATCCGATACGCTCGGATATCTGCTGTACCCGAGCGGCGTCTATTTTCCTGCATACATGATTACCGAAATGGCCGGCAGCTTTGTCTTTGCACTCTTTTTATACAGAGCAGAAATCACGGTTCCCCGGCTGCTGCTCTGCCGGTTTTCCATCTGCCTATTCGTAAATGTGATTTTGTCATATCCGATCCATGTATGGTACTGGAATGTCGTACTGGGAAAAACTTATTCCATGGCAATGGTCGCAGTAATAAAAAACGTTGCGTTGTTTCCCATTGAAACCGTAGTGCTTGCCGTTGTTTTCCGTGCGCTGATTCCTCCTTTCAACCGTCTCGGGTATGTCTATTCAGGAACGGAACGCCTCGAATTTACCAAAAAGCATGTAATCCTGCTGGCCGCCCTGTTTGTTTTCGGCATCGGAACCGTTGCGGGTTATTCCATCTACAGCTACAACACAACTTCTCTCAGTATCTCCTACAGTGCGGATCAGCGTCTTGCAAGAAACCGTGCAATTGAAGCCCATATGCTGAAAAATCATCCGGAACTGGATTC
It encodes the following:
- the asd gene encoding aspartate-semialdehyde dehydrogenase, coding for MNQYRVGIVGATGMVGQRFISLLQNHPWFQVTCLAASARSAGKKYAEAVGDRWAFDWPIPDYAADMKVMDASDIDAIKPLVDFVFCAVDMKKDEVRAMEENYARHEIPVVSNNSACRGIEDVPMVVPEINSSHLEVIETQRKRLGTEYGFIAVKPNCSIQSYVPALTPLLDFEPEKVMVCTYQAISGAGKTFKTWPEMIDNVIPYIGGEDEKSENEPLKLWGHLEDNGNGKVIVNAKAPVISAQCIRVAASDGHMAAVSVSFGKKVTKEEILERWANYETEAQRLELPNAPKPFLQYFDDPARPQTRLDRNFQNGFGVSIGRLREDKIFDWRFVCLSHNTIRGAAGGAILTAELLCRKGYIQSDRA
- a CDS encoding folate family ECF transporter S component: MQRKNVNYKTFKTPFCREYWKLAFAEFKNTKMIVFAALILALRIAVKPLSIPVAGDLKEGIGFIVNAFGSMIYGPIVALLSGALSDTLGYLLYPSGVYFPAYMITEMAGSFVFALFLYRAEITVPRLLLCRFSICLFVNVILSYPIHVWYWNVVLGKTYSMAMVAVIKNVALFPIETVVLAVVFRALIPPFNRLGYVYSGTERLEFTKKHVILLAALFVFGIGTVAGYSIYSYNTTSLSISYSADQRLARNRAIEAHMLKNHPELDSEETVCIIESAYPKAFSPEVTYQVAVYKADVTGSDEPEKLMTELEGLSKSKAAARDEMSLLFREEIILSDEFAKEPEKGAVNHEP